TGCGTTCGCCCTGCTCGCGCTGCTGCGATGGCGGCGGCCGGAGGCGTGGCTGCTGGCGCTCTACGCCTGCGTCCCGCAGCTGCTCTTCTTCGCCGATCAGCTGCCGCTCGCCCTCGTCGCGCGCACCAAGGGGGAGGCGCAGCTGCTGGCGGCCTGCGGCCTGACGGCGTGGCTGGTCTGGATGGCGCGGCTCGAGACCGGCGACCTGTTCGTGCTCGCCGCGGCACCGTACGTCCTCGTCGGCCTCTACCTGCCGGCGCTGCTGCTGGTGCTGCGGCGGCCGAACGATGGCGCGCTGCCCGTGTGGGCCGACGCGGCGTGGATGCGGTCGCGGGCGCTCGTCGCGCGCGCCCGGGTCGCGCGCGTCCGCTGACGACGGGCGCCGAGCTCGCGCCGCGCGCATCCGTCGCCTCCGAGATCCCGTGAGTCCCGGCCACTCCGCCGCGGCGCGCGACGCGGCGCGGTCCACGACGGCGCCCGCCACCCCGTCCACCCCCGCCGCCGCGCGCCCGCGCATGGCCGGATCGTGGCACCGCGCCCTCGCCGGGCTGGTGCTCGGCGGCGCGGTGGGGCGGGTCGCGTGGGCGCTGTGGCAGGCCCGCGACTACGTCCCCGTCTGGGACGCGCGCATCTATGCCGACTGCATCGTGCGGGCGGCCGTGGCGCCGCTGGCGCCGGGCGCCCTGCGGTGCGCGGAGCATCCGACCCACGCCTACGTGGCCGTGCTGGCGGCGTTCCAGCGGCTGGCGCCCGGGAGCATGCCGCTGCTCCTGCTGGCCAACGGGCTGCTCCTGCTCCTGGGCGCGCTCGCCTTCATGCGGCTGCTGCGGCGGGTCTTCCCGGATCCGGCGCTCGCGCCCGAGCGCGCGCTCCTGACCGCGGCGCTCCTGATCGACCCGGTGGTCGTGGCGGGCGCGGTGCACGTCAACCCCGACTTCGGCATCCTCGTCTTCCTGCTGGTGGCGACGGCCGCGGCCACGGAGCGGCGCTGGGGGATCGCGGCCGTGTTCGGACTCATGGCCGCCTTCTCCAAGGAGACGGGGCCGGTCCTGTACGCGGCGCTCGTCGCGTCGTTCGCGACGGCGCTGGTGGTCGGGCTCCCCGTCGCGCGCGACACCCGCAACGGCCTGCTCGCGGGACCGGTCGCCTTCCTGCTGATCGCCGCGCTGCTGCCGTGGGGGCCGTGGAGCGTGCCGGTGGCACTGTTGGGCGCCGGCGTGCTGCTGCGGGCGGCGATGGGCGCGCGCTGGGCCCCGCTGGCGACGGCCGCCCGCCTGCGCCGCGCGATGCCCCTGGGGACGGCCGTGCTGCCGCTGGTGGTGTTCACCGCGTACATGGCCTGGCGGGCCACCCTGCCGCGGACCTCGCTGCTGTGGGCCGCGTCCGATCCCGGCGAGATGCTCCAGGCGCTCGTGACGCCGCACCTGCGGCCGCCGACGGTCACGTACTTCGGCTTCCTGCTGCTCGTGAACTTCCACTGGATCCCGGGGGCGGCGATCCTCGCCGACCTGCTGGTCGGGATCCGCGGCTTCGCCACCGGGCGTCCGTCGCGGACGGTGCCCGGCGCTGACCCGCGGATGCTCCTGGCGTGCACGCTGTTCGGGGCGGCCGCCATCTTCCTGATCACGCGCATCCCCACGGCGCCCATCGCGCGCTACATGCAGCCGGTGTTCCCGGTGCTGCTGCTGCTCGCGCTGGCGGCCCTGCTGCGGTTGCGCGTGCCGACCGCGGCGCGCCGCGCGACGCTCGCCGCGCTCGTCGTCCTGCTCGGGGCGTCGCTCACGCGCACGCTCGACCCCGTGTCGCGCGCGGTGTGGGGGACGCATTCCGTCGGCTCGCGCGAGATGCTGTGGACCAACCGCCTCGTGCACCGGTTCCACTACGGGCTGGACGAGGGGCTGTACAACCTCGAGTTTCTGCGCATCGCCCAGCTCTCCCAGCGCGCGCTGGACCGGCTGCATCCCGTGCGGGACCGCGTGCTGGTGACCGGTTCCTTCGCCAACTGGTGGATCGTCGGTGCTCTGGACGAGCGGTCGCAGCGGCGCTTCGGGGCGTCGCCGCTCTCCGCCCCCACGCTCGCCCACGCCGAGGACGTCATCGCCGGCGGGGTGCGGCCCGACAGCGCGTGGTATCTCGCCTACCCGTACATCGACAACCTCCCCTTGCTGCAGCGACTCGACTCCACGTACGTCATCGGCCCGCCCGTGCGCGTCGAGGTGGACGGCTACGTCATGTCCCTCCGGCGCCTCACGCGGCGCGACGCCCGATGAAGGTCGTGATCCTGGCCGGCGGACTCGGCACGCGCCTGTCCGAGGAGACGGCGCTCAAGCCCAAGCCGATGGTGGAGATCGGCGGCCGCCCGATGCTCTGGCACATCATGCAGCACTACGCGGCGCACGGCTTCACCGAGTTCGTCGTCGCGCTGGGGTACCGCGCGGAGGTCGTGCGCAGCTACTTCCTGCACTACCACTACGTCGGCCGCAACTTCTCGATCAACCTCGCCGACGGCACGACGCGCATGCACGGCGGCGACGCCGAGGACTGGCTGGTGCACCTGGTGTACACGGGCGCCGACACGCAGACGGGCGGCCGCCTCCGGCGGCTGCGCGACTGGGTGGGCGACGCGCCGTTCCTGATGACGTACGGCGACGGCGTGTCCGACGTGGACGTGGGCCAGCTGGTCGGGTTCCACCGCGCGCACGGCCGCCTCGCGACCGTCACGGCGGTGCGTCCGCCGTCGCGCTTCGGCGGGCTGGCGCTCGACGGCGACGCGGTCGCGCACTTCGAGGAGAAGCCGCAGATCGGCGAGGGGTGGATCAACGGCGGCTTCTTCGTGCTGGAGCCGCGGGTGCTGGACTACATCGCGGGCGACGCGACGCTGTGGGAGCGCGAGCCGCTGGAGCGCCTGGCGGCCGAGGGGGAGCTGCGCGCGTTCCGGCACGAGGGGTTCTGGCAGCCGATGGACACGCTGCGCGACGTGCGGCTGCTGGAGTCGCTGTGGGCATCGGGGCAGGCGCCGTGGGCGCACGCCGCGCGGGCGCGGAGCTGAGACGATGACGCAGCCCGCGACACGCACGCCCGGCTTCTGGCGCGACCGCCCGACGCTCGTCACCGGCGCCACCGGCCTGCTGGGCGGGTGGCTCGTGCGCGCGCTCGTGGACGCGGGGGCCGACGTCGTCTGCCTGGTGCGCGACTGGGTGCCCGCGAGCGCGGTGCTCGGCGGCGACCTGGCGCATCGCGTGCGCGTCGTGCGCGGCGAGATCCAGGACCAGGCGCTGGTCGAGCGCACGCTCGGCGAGTACGAGATCGACTGCGTGTTCCACCTCGCGGCGCAGACGGTCGTCGGCACCGCGAACCGCAATCCCGTCTCGACGTTCGACAGCAACGTCCGCGGCACGTGGACGGTGCTGGAGGCGTGCCGCCGCTCGCCGCTGGTGCGCGCGGTCGTGTTCGCGAGCTCGGACAAGGCGTACGGCGCGCACGACACGCTGCCGTACGCCGAGGACGCCGCGCTGCAGGGGCGGCATCCGTACGACGTGAGCAAGAGCTGCGCGGACCTGATCGCGCAGAGCTACGCGGCGACCTACGGCACGCCGGTGGCCATCACGCGCTGCGGCAACTTCTACGGCGGCGGGGACCTGAACTGGAACCGCCTCGTGCCGGGCACCGTGCGCAGCGTGCTGCGCGGCGAGCGGCCGGTGATCCGCTCCGACGGCACGCTGGTGCGCGACTACTTCTACGTCGAGGACGGCGTCGCGGCGTACCTGGAGCTGGCGGAGGCGCTGCGCGCGCGGCCGGAGCTGGCGGGCGAGGCGTTCAACTTCTCGAACGAGCTGCAGGTGACGGTGCTGGACATGACGCGGCGAATCCTGGAGGCGCTGGGCTCGGACCTGGAGCCCGACGTACGCGACGAGGCGCGCCACGAGATCCCGCACCAGTGGCTGTCGGCCGAGAAGGCGCGGCGCGTGCTGGGCTGGCGTCCGCACTACACGCTGGACGAGGGGATGGCGCGCACGGTGGCGTGGTACCGCGAGTTCTTTCGCCTGGTGGGCTCGTGACGCAGCCGCTGCCCCTGCTGGACGACGCCGCGGACGACGCGCCGTCGCGCGCGGACGCGCTGCGCGCGCAGATCCTCGCGCTGGTGGCCGAGTACCACGCGGAGGCGTTCCCGGCGCGCGCGTTCGTGCCGGGCGAGACGCCGGTGCCGGTGTCGGGGAAGGTGTTCGGCGCGCGCGAGATCCAGCACCTCGTGGACGCGGGGCTCGACTTCTGGCTGACGACGGGGCGCTTCGCGGCGCAGTTCGAGCGCGCGTTCGCGCGCGCGTGCGGCGTGCGCCACGCGACGCTGGTGAACTCGGGCTCCTCGGCCAACCTGGTGGCGCTGTCGGCGCTGACGTCGCCGTCGCTGGAGGACCGGCTGCGGCCGGGCGACGAGGTGATCACCGTTGCGGCGGGCTTCCCGACGACGGTGAACCCGATCTTCCAGAACGGGCTCGTGC
This Roseisolibacter agri DNA region includes the following protein-coding sequences:
- the rfbF gene encoding glucose-1-phosphate cytidylyltransferase — translated: MKVVILAGGLGTRLSEETALKPKPMVEIGGRPMLWHIMQHYAAHGFTEFVVALGYRAEVVRSYFLHYHYVGRNFSINLADGTTRMHGGDAEDWLVHLVYTGADTQTGGRLRRLRDWVGDAPFLMTYGDGVSDVDVGQLVGFHRAHGRLATVTAVRPPSRFGGLALDGDAVAHFEEKPQIGEGWINGGFFVLEPRVLDYIAGDATLWEREPLERLAAEGELRAFRHEGFWQPMDTLRDVRLLESLWASGQAPWAHAARARS
- a CDS encoding NAD-dependent epimerase/dehydratase family protein gives rise to the protein MTQPATRTPGFWRDRPTLVTGATGLLGGWLVRALVDAGADVVCLVRDWVPASAVLGGDLAHRVRVVRGEIQDQALVERTLGEYEIDCVFHLAAQTVVGTANRNPVSTFDSNVRGTWTVLEACRRSPLVRAVVFASSDKAYGAHDTLPYAEDAALQGRHPYDVSKSCADLIAQSYAATYGTPVAITRCGNFYGGGDLNWNRLVPGTVRSVLRGERPVIRSDGTLVRDYFYVEDGVAAYLELAEALRARPELAGEAFNFSNELQVTVLDMTRRILEALGSDLEPDVRDEARHEIPHQWLSAEKARRVLGWRPHYTLDEGMARTVAWYREFFRLVGS